In Calypte anna isolate BGI_N300 chromosome Z, bCalAnn1_v1.p, whole genome shotgun sequence, the following are encoded in one genomic region:
- the ISL1 gene encoding insulin gene enhancer protein ISL-1, translating into MGDMGDPPKKKRLISLCVGCGNQIHDQYILRVSPDLEWHAACLKCAECNQYLDETCTCFVRDGKTYCKRDYIRLYGIKCAKCSIGFSKNDFVMRARAKVYHIECFRCVACSRQLIPGDEFALREDGLFCRADHDVVERASLGAGDPLSPLHPARPLQMAGTAHTRCRGTPRGTELPGQTPGGGVGGSPAAFCGFRCPEAAHPRKGGGGAPNDRSCRGSGCGGKRLRMLYA; encoded by the exons ATGGGAGACATGGGAGACCCACCAAAAA aaaaacgCCTGATTTCCCTATGTGTTGGTTGCGGCAATCAGATTCACGATCAGTATATTCTAAGGGTTTCTCCGGATTTGGAATGGCATGCGGCGTGTTTGAAGTGTGCAGAATGTAATCAGTATTTGGACGAAACCTGTACGTGCTTTGTTAGGGATGGCAAAACCTACTGTAAAAGAGATTATATCAG GTTATACGGCATCAAGTGCGCCAAGTGCAGCATCGGCTTCAGCAAGAATGACTTCGTGATGCGCGCCCGCGCCAAGGTGTACCACATCGAGTGTTTCCGCTGTGTGGCTTGCAGCCGTCAGCTCATCCCCGGCGATGAATTCGCGCTGCGGGAGGACGGCCTCTTCTGCCGGGCGGACCACGACGTGGTGGAGCGGGCCAGCCTGGGCGCCGGGgaccccctcagccccctgcaCCCCGCCCGGCCGCTGCAGATGGCAGGTACAGCCCACACCCGGTGCCGTGGGACCCCGCGGGGTACGGAGCTGCCTGGCCAGACTCCTGGcggaggggtgggagggagtcCTGCCGCCTTCTGCGGCTTCCGCTGTCCCGAAGCTGCGCACCCGCGGAAAGGCGGCGGCGGTGCTCCCAACGACCGGAGCTGCAGAGGGTCTGGATGCGGCGGGAAACGGCTGCGTATGCTGTACGCATGA